The following coding sequences lie in one Deinococcus radiopugnans ATCC 19172 genomic window:
- the alaS gene encoding alanine--tRNA ligase: MTAPSPTLSTAEIREKFLSFFEGKGHLRLPSYSTVAPDPTTLFTVAGMQPFKAQFMGAPARFEQGANKRVTTAQKCLRIGDIENVGRTLRHCSLLEMLGNFSFGDYFKRESLTWAWEFLTSPEWMGMDGSKLYATIYEDDDEAFDIWTKEIGLPEDHILRFGADENFWPADAPKEGPNGPCGPCSEIFYDRGPKYGDDIWADYAETRESARFLEIWNNVFPQYDRQEPQADGTPTLVDLPFKNIDTGMGLERLATVVQDVYDFYSNDVFAPIIARIAELSGQPYEGPQNVSHRVVAEHLRSVSMVIADGSTPGNTGRGYVIRKILRRASRHAYLLGLREPTLYQLVPLVVESMGDAYPELRAEQARVEATIRSEEERFLKTLEGGIQRLSGLLEGMEKGAVLGGNEAFILYDTYGFPVDLTKEIAEEYGVSVDEAGYAESLENAQNIARAGSKYGKSELFGAQEALEDLSPTEFVGYDELEADGEVLAVLVAGERLEHLSAGDEATVVLSRSPFYAEGGGEVGDTGRLEWEGGSGVVRDTRKTPGGVFLHDVAIEAGELKTGQSVRGVVSGERQATQRHHTATHLLHAALRAVLGSGVRQAGSLVAPDRLRFDFAHGAAMTADEIAGVERLVSRWVSANFPVTWQEMPIAEARAAGATALFGEKYGDTVRVVKVGGDVSYEGQAVASMELCGGAHVKRTGDIGAFVILSDENVAAGVRRIEALAGEAATEWLRERLNASAKVAALLNTNPEGLEGRVSGLHAQLKAAEKEAVAVRRQLAEAQMGGGGGAASPVRELGGFKVASLKLAGIEGNELRGAADKLLDQSGADLVVIAGEKGLVVKATKDAVARGAHAGQLVGKLAAAGGGKGGGRPDMAQAGITDAGAALGALDTAF, from the coding sequence ATGACTGCTCCATCCCCCACGCTGTCCACTGCCGAGATTCGCGAGAAATTTCTGAGTTTTTTTGAGGGCAAGGGCCACCTGCGCCTGCCCAGTTACAGCACGGTGGCCCCCGATCCCACCACGCTGTTTACCGTGGCCGGAATGCAGCCGTTCAAGGCGCAGTTCATGGGCGCCCCCGCCCGCTTCGAGCAGGGCGCGAACAAGCGCGTGACCACCGCCCAGAAATGCCTGCGCATCGGCGACATCGAGAACGTGGGGCGCACGCTGCGGCACTGCTCGCTGCTGGAGATGCTGGGCAACTTCAGCTTCGGCGACTACTTCAAGCGCGAGTCGCTGACCTGGGCCTGGGAATTCCTGACCTCGCCCGAGTGGATGGGGATGGACGGCTCCAAGCTGTACGCCACCATCTACGAGGACGACGACGAGGCCTTCGACATCTGGACAAAGGAGATTGGCCTGCCCGAGGATCACATCCTGCGCTTCGGGGCCGACGAGAACTTCTGGCCCGCCGACGCGCCGAAGGAAGGCCCCAACGGCCCCTGCGGCCCGTGCAGCGAGATCTTCTATGACCGGGGGCCGAAGTACGGCGACGACATCTGGGCCGACTACGCCGAGACCCGCGAGAGCGCCCGCTTTCTGGAAATCTGGAACAACGTGTTCCCGCAGTATGACCGCCAGGAACCACAGGCAGACGGCACGCCCACCCTGGTTGACCTGCCGTTCAAGAACATCGACACCGGCATGGGCCTGGAACGCCTCGCCACCGTCGTGCAGGACGTGTACGACTTCTACAGCAATGACGTGTTCGCGCCGATCATCGCCCGGATTGCCGAGCTGAGCGGCCAGCCCTACGAGGGGCCGCAGAACGTCTCGCACCGTGTGGTGGCTGAACACCTCCGCAGCGTGAGCATGGTCATTGCCGACGGCAGCACGCCGGGCAACACCGGGCGCGGCTACGTGATCCGCAAGATTCTGCGCCGCGCCTCCCGCCACGCCTACCTGCTGGGCCTGCGCGAGCCGACGCTGTACCAACTGGTGCCGCTGGTGGTGGAGAGCATGGGCGACGCCTACCCCGAACTGCGGGCGGAGCAGGCACGGGTGGAGGCGACGATTAGAAGCGAGGAAGAACGCTTCCTGAAGACGCTGGAAGGCGGCATCCAGCGCCTCAGCGGGCTGCTGGAAGGCATGGAGAAGGGCGCGGTGCTGGGCGGCAACGAGGCCTTTATCCTCTACGACACCTACGGCTTCCCCGTCGATCTGACGAAAGAAATTGCCGAGGAGTACGGCGTCAGTGTGGACGAGGCCGGGTACGCCGAGAGCCTGGAAAATGCCCAGAACATCGCGCGGGCGGGCAGCAAGTACGGCAAGTCCGAACTGTTCGGGGCGCAGGAGGCGCTCGAAGACCTCTCCCCCACCGAATTTGTCGGCTACGACGAGCTGGAGGCCGACGGCGAGGTGCTGGCCGTGCTGGTGGCGGGCGAACGGCTGGAACACCTGTCGGCGGGCGACGAGGCGACGGTGGTGCTGTCCCGCTCGCCCTTCTACGCGGAGGGAGGCGGCGAGGTGGGCGACACCGGACGCCTGGAATGGGAGGGCGGCTCAGGCGTGGTGCGCGACACCCGCAAGACCCCCGGCGGCGTGTTCCTGCACGACGTGGCGATAGAGGCGGGCGAACTCAAGACCGGCCAGAGTGTGCGCGGCGTGGTTTCGGGTGAGCGGCAGGCGACGCAGCGGCACCACACCGCCACCCACCTGCTGCACGCGGCCCTGCGCGCCGTGCTGGGTTCGGGGGTGCGGCAGGCCGGATCGCTGGTGGCCCCGGATCGCCTGCGCTTCGACTTCGCGCACGGCGCGGCCATGACCGCCGACGAAATTGCGGGCGTGGAGCGGCTGGTGTCGCGCTGGGTCAGCGCCAACTTCCCGGTGACGTGGCAGGAAATGCCGATTGCCGAGGCGCGGGCGGCGGGCGCAACGGCCCTGTTCGGCGAGAAGTACGGCGACACAGTACGCGTGGTGAAGGTGGGCGGCGACGTGTCTTACGAGGGGCAGGCCGTGGCGAGCATGGAACTGTGCGGCGGCGCACACGTGAAGCGCACCGGGGACATCGGCGCGTTCGTGATCCTCAGTGACGAGAACGTGGCCGCCGGGGTGCGCCGCATCGAGGCGCTGGCGGGTGAAGCGGCCACCGAATGGCTGCGCGAACGCCTCAACGCCTCGGCAAAAGTTGCGGCCCTGCTCAACACCAACCCTGAAGGTCTGGAAGGCCGCGTCTCCGGCTTGCATGCCCAGCTCAAGGCCGCCGAGAAGGAAGCGGTGGCGGTGCGCCGTCAGCTGGCCGAGGCACAGATGGGCGGCGGGGGTGGCGCGGCCTCCCCGGTGCGCGAGCTGGGCGGCTTCAAGGTGGCGTCGCTGAAACTGGCCGGCATCGAGGGCAACGAGCTGCGCGGCGCGGCCGACAAGCTGCTGGATCAGAGCGGGGCCGATCTGGTGGTCATCGCCGGGGAAAAGGGGCT
- a CDS encoding AAA family ATPase — MKILVTGMSGTGKSSVLQELARRGHRTVDTDSDEWCEWVTDARGEPDWVWREDRIDELLAGHMDGTLFVAGCKSSQGRFSSQFDAVALLSAPAAVLLERMAARTNNPYGKSPQERALVLEHLATVEPLLRATATLEIDTTQPLSVVADRLEALAG, encoded by the coding sequence ATGAAGATTCTCGTCACCGGCATGTCCGGCACCGGCAAATCCAGCGTCTTGCAAGAGCTGGCCCGCCGGGGCCACCGCACCGTGGACACCGACTCGGACGAATGGTGCGAGTGGGTGACGGACGCGCGGGGAGAGCCGGACTGGGTGTGGCGCGAGGATCGCATCGATGAATTGCTGGCAGGCCACATGGACGGCACGCTGTTCGTGGCGGGCTGCAAATCCAGTCAGGGGCGGTTCTCCTCACAGTTCGACGCCGTGGCGTTGCTCAGCGCCCCCGCCGCCGTCCTGCTGGAGCGGATGGCCGCCCGCACGAACAATCCGTATGGGAAATCGCCACAGGAGAGAGCGCTGGTGCTGGAGCATCTGGCAACCGTGGAGCCGCTGCTGCGGGCGACGGCCACGCTAGAAATCGACACCACGCAGCCGCTGTCGGTGGTGGCGGATCGGCTGGAAGCGCTGGCCGGTTGA
- a CDS encoding VWA domain-containing protein → MSPLPFLSLLPLLTPAPMSAGTVLGLSTPPLHFVIAADMTGSSKNPAYKYADQAKLLSQSIMLNQLRSGDTLTLLRICEGVQTVADFKFMSKNGARMGKADILRYTGALTQPCTGRGSAITAGLSKANALLERTRGVGSVVVLFSDGALLDDPGRSNLPTVFGKLLGSKDTRQLFFAGLSPEKDKNGNSIRDGFVKALGKAGDDARVLMAGAYDLNNVYPTFADAVKKARR, encoded by the coding sequence ATGTCCCCCCTCCCCTTTCTGTCCCTGTTGCCCCTGCTGACGCCCGCGCCCATGAGTGCGGGAACGGTGCTGGGCCTCAGCACGCCGCCGCTGCATTTCGTGATCGCTGCCGACATGACCGGCAGCAGCAAAAATCCCGCCTACAAGTACGCCGATCAGGCGAAATTGCTGTCGCAGAGCATCATGCTTAACCAATTGCGTTCCGGCGACACGCTGACCCTGCTGCGTATCTGCGAGGGCGTGCAGACGGTGGCCGACTTCAAATTCATGTCCAAGAACGGCGCGCGGATGGGCAAGGCCGACATCCTGCGCTACACGGGCGCATTGACGCAGCCGTGTACCGGGCGGGGCAGCGCCATTACTGCCGGGCTGAGCAAGGCCAATGCCCTGCTGGAGCGCACCAGGGGCGTGGGCAGCGTGGTGGTGCTGTTCAGCGACGGCGCGTTGCTGGACGATCCGGGGCGCAGCAACCTGCCCACCGTGTTCGGCAAGCTGCTGGGCAGCAAGGACACCCGGCAACTGTTCTTCGCGGGCCTCAGCCCGGAGAAGGACAAGAACGGCAACTCGATCCGCGACGGCTTCGTGAAGGCGCTGGGCAAGGCGGGCGACGACGCGCGGGTGCTGATGGCGGGCGCGTATGACCTGAACAACGTCTACCCCACCTTCGCCGACGCTGTGAAAAAAGCCAGGAGGTAG
- a CDS encoding transglycosylase domain-containing protein → MKQRLNFWRNPWPRTPFVRRPKSRWTLRRIVRAGLAGVGVLTLGTMGLGVAGAWSTGAFARVWNLRSELRPIEVQDRRGQPLGVIDHCREGQTTNAVPCRESLSVPLTGVSQAFLLAYVAKEDVRFFSHSGIDLGRLPRALLSGAGGSTLTMQLLKNNVLAGHFDYDTDRRGLGLVMARKATEFVLAPLVTLRYGRPEVLAMSVNSLPWIGIGQRKGVYDAARAVFGVDPADLSLAQSAFLVGLLPAPGRYLVAADTPPETATARFRWMRSQQLLTLRILRSHGLISENDYLAAASVPLQPRLWRTEYAGSGGDLRIVSAARNPDYRNDPEPVWAMQELVRRELRAAGLNPSKVGRVVLTIDARAQAELSRRVNGEGATGPRPPGIAEGAAVVDVRGGGIIALASSTGGNPSSDAGRQWAAYAQRPVASTVKPLLYATAFGTGDGDLTQFSTFTDTATRYGSQAIRNNSGTFLGRAVTVREANARSLNTVAVQVGTGREAALRKVLEGVNYNEDSANRSSPALGTYRASPLTVAAAYGSFANGGTLCPPHLLAEVYGVGDKPLPLRRRECQPLWDPVVAYETFDMLTGAVNDSAGHVQFLRPTLFQRLSGKAMPLGAKSGTTDDVNDTWCAGVTPQYAMAVWIGDPDGRQSVPVNLYRDQAACREIALLRDLPHDIRNLEVPPGMTRVGGVAVPIPGLNPRNPVPPS, encoded by the coding sequence GTGAAGCAGAGGCTGAATTTCTGGCGCAACCCCTGGCCGCGCACGCCGTTTGTGCGCCGTCCAAAGTCGCGCTGGACGCTGCGGCGCATCGTGCGGGCGGGGCTGGCCGGCGTGGGTGTCCTGACGCTGGGCACCATGGGGCTGGGCGTGGCGGGCGCGTGGAGCACCGGGGCCTTTGCGCGCGTGTGGAACCTGCGCTCGGAGCTGCGGCCCATCGAGGTGCAGGATCGCCGGGGGCAGCCGCTGGGCGTGATTGACCACTGCCGCGAGGGCCAGACCACCAACGCCGTGCCGTGCCGCGAGTCGCTGAGCGTGCCGCTGACCGGCGTGTCGCAGGCGTTCTTGCTGGCCTACGTCGCCAAGGAGGACGTGCGCTTCTTCTCGCACTCCGGGATAGATCTGGGCCGCCTGCCGCGCGCCCTCCTCAGCGGTGCGGGCGGCAGCACGCTGACCATGCAACTGCTGAAGAACAACGTGCTGGCCGGGCATTTCGACTACGACACGGATCGGCGCGGGCTGGGGCTGGTGATGGCCCGCAAGGCCACCGAGTTCGTGCTGGCCCCCCTGGTCACGCTGCGTTACGGGCGGCCCGAGGTGCTGGCGATGAGCGTCAACAGCCTGCCGTGGATCGGCATCGGCCAGCGCAAGGGCGTGTACGACGCGGCGCGGGCGGTGTTCGGCGTCGATCCGGCAGACCTGAGTCTGGCCCAGAGTGCCTTTCTGGTGGGCCTGCTGCCCGCGCCGGGACGCTATCTGGTGGCAGCGGACACCCCGCCCGAGACGGCCACCGCGCGCTTTCGCTGGATGAGAAGCCAGCAACTGCTGACCCTGCGAATCCTGCGCTCGCACGGCCTGATTTCCGAGAACGACTATCTGGCGGCGGCCTCCGTTCCTTTGCAGCCCCGGCTGTGGCGCACCGAATATGCCGGAAGTGGCGGCGACTTGCGGATCGTGAGTGCCGCGCGCAATCCCGATTACCGCAACGATCCAGAACCGGTGTGGGCCATGCAGGAACTGGTGAGGCGCGAATTGCGGGCGGCAGGCCTGAATCCCAGCAAAGTGGGGCGCGTGGTGCTGACCATTGACGCGCGGGCGCAGGCCGAACTGTCGCGGCGCGTCAACGGCGAGGGGGCGACTGGCCCCCGCCCCCCTGGCATTGCCGAGGGTGCGGCGGTGGTGGACGTGCGCGGCGGCGGCATCATCGCGCTGGCGAGCAGCACCGGCGGCAACCCCAGCAGCGACGCCGGGCGGCAGTGGGCGGCCTACGCCCAGCGCCCCGTCGCCAGCACCGTCAAGCCCCTGCTCTACGCCACCGCGTTCGGCACTGGGGACGGGGATCTCACCCAGTTCAGCACCTTCACGGACACCGCCACCCGCTACGGCTCGCAGGCCATCCGCAACAATTCCGGCACCTTCCTGGGCCGCGCCGTCACCGTGCGCGAGGCCAACGCCCGCAGCCTGAACACCGTGGCCGTGCAGGTGGGCACCGGGCGCGAGGCGGCGCTCAGAAAAGTGCTGGAAGGCGTGAACTACAACGAGGACAGCGCCAACCGCTCCAGCCCCGCGCTGGGCACGTACCGGGCCTCGCCGCTGACGGTGGCGGCGGCCTACGGCAGCTTCGCCAACGGGGGAACGCTGTGCCCGCCGCACCTGCTGGCCGAGGTCTACGGCGTGGGCGACAAACCGCTGCCCCTGCGCCGCCGCGAGTGCCAGCCGCTGTGGGATCCGGTGGTGGCCTACGAGACCTTCGACATGCTGACCGGCGCGGTGAACGACTCTGCCGGGCACGTCCAGTTCCTGCGCCCCACCCTGTTCCAGCGACTGAGCGGCAAGGCCATGCCGCTGGGCGCTAAGTCCGGCACCACCGACGACGTCAACGACACGTGGTGCGCGGGCGTGACCCCGCAGTACGCAATGGCCGTGTGGATCGGTGACCCCGATGGCCGCCAGAGCGTGCCGGTCAACCTGTACCGCGATCAGGCGGCCTGCCGCGAGATCGCCCTGCTGCGTGACCTGCCGCACGACATCAGAAACCTGGAAGTTCCGCCTGGGATGACGCGCGTGGGCGGCGTGGCGGTGCCGATTCCGGGGCTGAATCCCAGAAATCCGGTGCCGCCCAGTTGA
- a CDS encoding cysteine desulfurase-like protein produces MTTATPALAPRLREQFPPLSSGRAYLDNAAGGLLPLRAIEAITAHLMRYGATNAMPGHQPGADILALKQRARAATALFLNAQPEDVALAQSATALAFRLSAAFSRLWGPGDEVIVSGLEHEANASPWRELERVGVTVKVWHARAPEMRLHADDLAALLSDRTRLVSVTAASNALGVTVDIPAVTAQVRAAGAWSVVDAVHAAPHTLPDVEAWGADFVMFSPYKVFGPHLGAMWISPEHRPNLPWPKLSFVPDGDITGIEHGTPQFELLAGWLGTLDYLRELGGAPELTRAALVAAYARIAELEGPVAERLISGLAAMENVTLYGPQDMTGRVGTAAFRVQGETPAQTAARLTAAGVDAGAGHFYAVQPLTDLGLYPEGIVRVSIAHYTSMEDVERLLAGI; encoded by the coding sequence ATGACCACTGCGACACCGGCCCTGGCCCCCCGTCTCCGTGAACAGTTTCCCCCGCTCTCGTCGGGCCGCGCCTACTTGGACAACGCGGCGGGCGGGCTGCTGCCCCTGCGCGCCATCGAGGCGATCACCGCGCACCTGATGCGCTACGGCGCGACGAACGCCATGCCGGGGCACCAGCCGGGGGCCGACATCCTGGCCCTCAAGCAGCGTGCCCGCGCGGCCACCGCCCTGTTTCTGAACGCCCAGCCGGAAGACGTGGCGCTGGCGCAGAGTGCCACCGCGCTGGCCTTCCGCCTGTCCGCCGCCTTTTCCCGGTTGTGGGGGCCGGGCGACGAGGTGATCGTGTCGGGCCTGGAACACGAGGCCAACGCCAGCCCCTGGCGCGAGCTGGAGCGCGTGGGCGTGACCGTGAAGGTCTGGCACGCCCGAGCGCCGGAAATGCGCCTGCACGCCGACGATCTGGCCGCGCTGCTCTCGGACAGGACGCGGCTGGTGTCGGTCACGGCGGCCAGCAACGCGCTGGGCGTGACCGTGGACATTCCCGCCGTGACCGCCCAGGTGCGGGCGGCGGGGGCGTGGAGTGTGGTGGACGCCGTTCACGCCGCGCCGCACACCCTGCCGGACGTGGAGGCGTGGGGCGCGGACTTCGTGATGTTCAGCCCCTACAAGGTTTTCGGGCCACACCTGGGGGCCATGTGGATCAGCCCCGAACACCGCCCGAATCTGCCGTGGCCCAAACTGAGTTTCGTGCCGGACGGCGACATCACGGGCATCGAGCACGGTACGCCGCAATTTGAGCTGCTGGCCGGCTGGCTGGGCACGCTGGACTACCTGCGCGAACTGGGTGGGGCGCCGGAACTGACGCGGGCCGCGCTGGTGGCCGCCTACGCCCGCATTGCCGAACTGGAAGGCCCGGTGGCTGAACGCCTGATCTCCGGGCTGGCTGCGATGGAGAACGTCACCCTGTACGGCCCACAGGACATGACGGGCCGGGTGGGCACGGCGGCGTTCCGCGTGCAGGGCGAGACGCCGGCCCAGACCGCCGCCCGCCTGACCGCCGCCGGGGTGGACGCGGGAGCCGGCCACTTCTACGCCGTGCAGCCCCTGACTGATCTGGGCCTGTACCCCGAAGGCATCGTGCGCGTCAGCATCGCGCACTACACGAGCATGGAGGATGTGGAGCGGTTGCTGGCCGGGATTTAG
- the pyrF gene encoding orotidine-5'-phosphate decarboxylase, producing the protein MLTFAQAVTERTLRLNTRLCVGLDPRRDAYRDTAHLKSHTLEVLEACAPYAACVKPQLAFYEALGLEGFGILEEVCAAARTLGLPVLLDAKRGDIGSTAEAYARAWLSGRHAGAALTVNPFLGFETLTPFVDTARENGGAVFVLVKTSNPGQADLQGSGVSERVAVEINRLNAGTPEGEYGAVGAVVGATHPADLATFRALMPRALLLLPGLGAQGGAASDLKGAFHADGTGAIASASRGVQYADGLSVAASVEAARGFRDGLNGVL; encoded by the coding sequence ATGCTCACCTTTGCCCAGGCCGTCACCGAGCGCACCCTTCGCCTGAACACCCGCCTGTGCGTGGGCCTCGATCCGCGCCGGGACGCCTACCGCGACACGGCACACCTGAAAAGCCACACGCTGGAGGTGCTGGAGGCGTGCGCGCCCTACGCCGCGTGCGTCAAGCCGCAACTGGCCTTTTACGAGGCGCTGGGCCTGGAAGGCTTCGGCATTCTGGAAGAGGTCTGCGCCGCCGCCCGCACGCTGGGCCTGCCGGTGCTGCTGGACGCCAAGCGCGGCGACATCGGCAGCACGGCGGAGGCCTACGCGCGGGCATGGCTGAGCGGGCGGCACGCGGGCGCGGCGCTGACGGTCAACCCGTTTCTGGGCTTCGAAACGCTGACCCCCTTCGTGGACACCGCGCGCGAGAACGGCGGCGCGGTGTTTGTGCTGGTCAAGACCAGCAACCCCGGCCAGGCCGACTTGCAGGGCAGCGGCGTCAGCGAGCGGGTGGCGGTGGAGATCAACCGCCTGAACGCCGGAACCCCCGAGGGCGAGTACGGCGCGGTGGGCGCGGTGGTGGGGGCGACGCACCCCGCAGACCTCGCCACCTTCCGGGCGCTGATGCCACGTGCGCTGCTGCTGCTGCCCGGCCTGGGCGCTCAGGGCGGAGCCGCCTCAGACCTCAAGGGCGCGTTCCACGCGGACGGTACGGGCGCAATTGCCAGCGCCAGCCGGGGTGTGCAGTACGCCGACGGGCTGAGCGTGGCAGCGAGTGTGGAGGCGGCGCGGGGATTCAGGGACGGGTTGAACGGGGTGCTGTAG